From one Puniceicoccales bacterium genomic stretch:
- a CDS encoding NAD-dependent epimerase/dehydratase family protein: protein MGYVLIAGAGGFIGGHLVKRLNSLKEVKLKAIDIKPLNLWHQICDDVENIVLDLSDKGNCYSAMSDVDLVYNLAADMGGIGFIETHRADCMLNVLINTHLLLAARDNGVKSYFFASSACVYNQSKQSDCANPGLKESDAYPAMPEDGYGWEKLFSERMCHHFYEEFGIDTKVFRLHNVYGPFGSFEGGREKAPAAICRKVLAAKLSGEDSIEIWGDGKQTRSFMYIDDCIEGMIRLMKSNVLEPLNLGSTELVAVDQLVDMVEDIAGLKFKRIYLPNEAKGVRGRNSDNEMIRDLLHWEPSVSLKIGLEKTYAWIYNKMKSRYL, encoded by the coding sequence ATGGGGTATGTTTTGATTGCCGGTGCTGGCGGTTTTATTGGCGGTCATTTGGTCAAAAGATTAAATAGTTTAAAAGAAGTAAAGTTAAAAGCCATTGATATAAAACCACTTAACCTATGGCATCAGATTTGTGACGATGTGGAAAACATTGTGTTAGATTTGAGTGACAAAGGAAATTGCTATTCGGCCATGAGTGACGTTGATTTGGTTTATAATCTTGCGGCCGATATGGGTGGTATTGGGTTTATTGAAACTCACAGGGCCGATTGCATGTTGAATGTGTTGATAAATACACATCTCCTTCTGGCAGCGAGAGATAACGGTGTAAAAAGTTATTTTTTTGCCTCATCTGCCTGCGTTTATAACCAGTCGAAACAGTCTGATTGCGCCAATCCTGGATTGAAAGAATCTGATGCCTATCCGGCCATGCCTGAGGATGGCTATGGTTGGGAAAAATTGTTTAGTGAGAGGATGTGTCACCATTTTTATGAAGAATTTGGCATTGATACTAAGGTATTTAGGTTGCATAATGTCTATGGCCCATTTGGTTCCTTCGAAGGTGGCCGAGAGAAAGCTCCTGCTGCGATCTGTAGAAAAGTTTTGGCTGCTAAACTTTCTGGCGAAGATAGCATTGAAATTTGGGGCGATGGGAAGCAGACTAGATCGTTCATGTATATAGATGATTGTATTGAAGGCATGATCAGGTTGATGAAAAGCAATGTGCTTGAACCACTTAACCTTGGTAGTACCGAATTGGTTGCGGTCGATCAATTGGTGGACATGGTTGAAGATATTGCCGGCTTGAAATTTAAGAGAATTTATTTACCCAATGAGGCCAAAGGAGTTAGAGGGCGAAATAGTGATAATGAGATGATTAGAGATCTTTTACACTGGGAGCCCTCTGTTTCTCTGAAAATTGGTCTGGAAAAAACCTATGCTTGGATTTATAACAAAATGAAATCTAGGTATTTATGA